Proteins encoded by one window of Xanthomonas sp. DAR 80977:
- a CDS encoding 3-deoxy-7-phosphoheptulonate synthase yields the protein MAPHTDDLRIRKIEPLTPPAHLLSLLPCDEEASQTVAASRAALHEILHGRDDRLAVVIGPCSIHDPVAAMEYAQRLRPLRDTYGDALEIVMRVYFEKPRTTVGWKGLINDPNLDGSFDINKGLRLARGLLRDINRLGLPAGVEFLDIISPQYIADLVAWGAIGARTTESQVHRELASGLSCPVGFKNGTSGDVKIAVDAVGAASHPHHFLAVTKDGQTAVATTTGNPDCHVILRGGKLPNYDAASVAAAGQVLEKAGLPARLMVDASHANSGKNPDNQPKVIEDIAAQLEAGQTRIVGAMVESHLVGGRQELVDGQPLRYGQSITDGCIDWDSSVQVLERLAQAVRARRQARLSQAA from the coding sequence ATGGCCCCGCATACCGACGATCTGCGCATCCGCAAGATCGAACCGCTGACCCCGCCCGCCCACCTGTTGTCGCTGCTGCCCTGCGACGAGGAGGCCTCGCAGACCGTCGCCGCCTCGCGCGCGGCGCTGCACGAGATCCTGCACGGCCGCGACGACCGCCTGGCGGTGGTGATCGGCCCGTGCTCGATCCACGACCCGGTGGCGGCGATGGAGTACGCCCAGCGCCTGCGCCCGCTGCGCGACACCTATGGCGATGCGCTGGAGATCGTGATGCGGGTGTACTTCGAGAAGCCGCGCACCACCGTCGGCTGGAAGGGCCTGATCAACGACCCCAATCTCGACGGCAGCTTCGACATCAACAAGGGCCTGCGCCTGGCGCGCGGCCTGCTGCGCGACATCAACCGCCTCGGCCTGCCGGCCGGTGTCGAATTCCTCGACATCATCTCGCCGCAGTACATCGCCGACCTGGTGGCCTGGGGCGCGATCGGTGCACGCACCACCGAAAGCCAGGTGCACCGCGAACTGGCTTCGGGGCTGTCGTGCCCGGTCGGGTTCAAGAACGGCACCAGCGGCGACGTCAAGATCGCGGTCGACGCGGTCGGCGCGGCCTCGCATCCGCATCATTTCCTGGCGGTGACCAAGGACGGGCAGACCGCGGTCGCCACCACCACCGGCAACCCCGATTGCCACGTGATCCTGCGCGGCGGCAAGCTGCCCAACTACGATGCGGCCAGCGTCGCCGCCGCCGGCCAGGTGCTGGAGAAGGCCGGGTTGCCGGCACGGCTGATGGTCGATGCCAGCCACGCCAACAGCGGCAAGAACCCGGACAACCAGCCGAAGGTGATCGAGGACATCGCCGCGCAGCTGGAAGCCGGGCAGACCCGCATCGTCGGCGCGATGGTGGAGAGCCACCTGGTCGGCGGCCGCCAGGAACTGGTCGACGGCCAACCGCTGCGCTACGGGCAGAGCATCACCGACGGCTGCATCGACTGGGACAGCTCGGTGCAGGTGCTGGAGCGCCTGGCGCAGGCGGTGCGCGCACGGCGCCAGGCACGGCTGTCGCAGGCGGCCTGA